TCAGCTCGTTGGGGTTCAGTTGATCCTGTTTGATATCAAACGCTTCTTTCATTTCAGGCGTTATAGCAATGGCCTTGGCGCGACGCTCGAAGATACCGCCACCTTTGGAAATTAATTTACGCTCGTAATCCCTCCAGCTCGACCGGGGCAAGTCGAACAAACGCTGACGCTCTTTAAAGCTGGATTCTGCATCCGGATTGGGGTCCACAAAAATATGCAGGTGGTTAAAGGCTGCTTTCAGGCAGATATGCTCAGACAACAGCATGCCGTTACCAAAAACATCTCCGCCCATATCGCCAATACCGACAACAGAGAAGTTTTCTTTCTGGACATCCACCCCCATCTCACGGAAGTGGCGCTGCACCGATACCCAGGCTCCACGGGCTGTAATGCCCATTTTCTTATGGTCGTATCCCTGGCTGCCACCGGAGGCGAAAGCGTCGCCCATCCAGAAGCCATACTCCCCGGCAATGCCGTTGGCAATATCTGAGAAAGTTGCCGTCCCTTTATCCGCAGCTACTACCAGGTAGGGGTCATCCTCATCCCGACGAACAACATATTTGGGCGGTACAACTTCGCCATCTTTTAGATTGTCAGTGATATCCAAAAGGCCACGAATAAAGGTTTTGTAGCAGGAGACTCCCTCTTCCATCATGGCTTCGCGGCTGCCATCGGTAGGCGGACGTCGAACGACAAATCCACCTTTTGCACCACTGGGTACAATAACTGCATTTTTCACCGCTTGGGCTTTTACCAGGCCCAGAACTTCTGTGCGGAAATCTTCCAGTCGGTCAGACCAACGCAGGCCTCCACGAGCGACTTTACTGCCGCGCAAGTGCACACCTTCCACGCGAGGGGAGTAAACAAAAATCTCAAACTCCGGGCGGGGTTCAGGAATGCCGGGAATATCCCGGGGACTGAATTTGATCGAAATATAATCCTTGGGCTGCCCTTCATCATCCACCTGGAAGAAGTTAGTGCGCAGGGTCGCCAGGATTAATTCCAAATAACGGCGCAGAACCAAATCTTCATTCAGGTTATCAACCGTATCCAAACCATCGTGAATTTTAGCGATCAAGCGCTCGACACGGGGCTGCTCCTGCTTACCAGTGCTTAAACGGGGATCGAACATCGCCCTAAACAAGGCTACCAGGTTGCGGGTGATATCCACGTGGCTGGCCAGGGTAGCGGCAATATAGCTCTGGCTGGCACCGGACTTGGTTTGCTTCAGGTAACGGGCGTAGGCACGAAGCATGGATACTTCGCGCCAGTTAAGGCGGGCGGCCAGCACCAGGCGATTGAAGGCATCGCTTTCCGCTGTGTGATTCCAGATCGCCGCGAACGCATCCTGGAACAGGCCACGGGATGCCTGCGCATCAATTTTGGTGGGCAGACCAAATTCCAGATGGAATTCGTGCATCCACACATCGGTATAGCCACGGGGGCGAATCGTATAGGGGAATTCACCAATAACCCGCAAGCCCAGATTTTCCAGCACGGGAATCACGTCGGAGAGCGTCAGGCCGCTGCCCCAGTTGAATACCTTGAACCGCAGACTGCCCTGAGCGGCCCCCACCGGCTGGTAGAAACTCATTGCTACCCGGTTATCTTCACTGAGGCTCTGAACGGCTGCTACATCCTGCACCGCAATACGAGGCTCAAAGTCTTCACGGTATCCCGCCGGGAAGGCGCGGCCAAAAGTACGATAGAGACGGCTGCCCTCTTCTTCCCCGCTATTTTCAATTAGTGATCTTTGGAAAACATCTTCCCAGGAGCGGGTAATATCCACAATTTGCGCCTCCAGCAGCGCGACATCAAAATCAACAGGCTCATCAGGGGACACGCGGAAAACAAAATGAACCCGCGCGAGAATGGATTCGGAGAAGAAAGTGGTGAAGTCCGAGTCCTTCGCATTAATCGCTTTGGCAATATGCGCGCAAATCACCTCGCGCACATCACTGTTAAACAGCTCACGGGGAACGTATACCGTGGCAGTAACGAATTTACCAAAGGGGTCGCGACGCATAAACAGGCGAAGGTGAGCCCGCTCATTTAACTGCAGCACCCCCATTACCACGTCAAACAGCTCTTTGGTGCTGCCCTGGAAAAGTTCATCCCTTGGGAAGGTATCGAGAATCCGGCGCAGGGCTTTGCCATCGTGCCCCTGCCCGGAGAGACCGCTAGACTCTATGATCGAGGCCATCTTGCGGCGAATAATCGGAATTTTCGCCGGGCTCTCGGTGTAAACCGGCGAGGTGTAAAGCCCCATAAACGCCGCTTCACCAATCACCTCACCATCGGTGTTGTAGCGCTTAATCATCACGTAGTCCGAATAGGCCGTGCGGTGCACCCGAGACTTAACGGAGGACTTGGCAAATGTCAGGTAATTGGGCCCTTGGTAGAAACGCTGCTTGCCCTCACTAAAAGAGGTTTCCAGCATCGGCGCAGCTTCTTCCAGCTTTTTGAAAATACCGAGCCTGCGGTCTTCAACTTCATTGAGGATTTTTTTATCCCCGACAACACTGAACTCGTATTCGCGATACCCCAGGAAGGTGAAGTTACCGTCGCGCATCCACTGCAAAAATGCACTGGCTTCCAATAGGTTGGTGTCTTCGTCTGGAAGTCCCGCCTGTAACTGCCCCTCCATTGCGCTGCAGGTTTCCAGCATCGGGACATAGTCGTCCACTACCAGCTCCACATCGCCGAGTACGTCTTTTAAGCCAGTCATCATGCCTGAAGCGAACTCAGATGAAGTGTCGTGATTAATCTCGACATA
This DNA window, taken from Microbulbifer sp. MKSA007, encodes the following:
- a CDS encoding NAD-glutamate dehydrogenase yields the protein MATVITDSREELVAQICELIRDKLTSEAEPVVAFAQQFLNQYPLEDLAGRRLVDVYGCIYTWWNFIQQRPGGLPKVKVFNPRLEDDGWECSHTVIGVLQRDMPFLVDSIRMEINRRNTVTHSIKSTVVRVERDAKGKLTRLLPPEEELLGEKPQAKGKRITNEAMIYVEINHDTSSEFASGMMTGLKDVLGDVELVVDDYVPMLETCSAMEGQLQAGLPDEDTNLLEASAFLQWMRDGNFTFLGYREYEFSVVGDKKILNEVEDRRLGIFKKLEEAAPMLETSFSEGKQRFYQGPNYLTFAKSSVKSRVHRTAYSDYVMIKRYNTDGEVIGEAAFMGLYTSPVYTESPAKIPIIRRKMASIIESSGLSGQGHDGKALRRILDTFPRDELFQGSTKELFDVVMGVLQLNERAHLRLFMRRDPFGKFVTATVYVPRELFNSDVREVICAHIAKAINAKDSDFTTFFSESILARVHFVFRVSPDEPVDFDVALLEAQIVDITRSWEDVFQRSLIENSGEEEGSRLYRTFGRAFPAGYREDFEPRIAVQDVAAVQSLSEDNRVAMSFYQPVGAAQGSLRFKVFNWGSGLTLSDVIPVLENLGLRVIGEFPYTIRPRGYTDVWMHEFHLEFGLPTKIDAQASRGLFQDAFAAIWNHTAESDAFNRLVLAARLNWREVSMLRAYARYLKQTKSGASQSYIAATLASHVDITRNLVALFRAMFDPRLSTGKQEQPRVERLIAKIHDGLDTVDNLNEDLVLRRYLELILATLRTNFFQVDDEGQPKDYISIKFSPRDIPGIPEPRPEFEIFVYSPRVEGVHLRGSKVARGGLRWSDRLEDFRTEVLGLVKAQAVKNAVIVPSGAKGGFVVRRPPTDGSREAMMEEGVSCYKTFIRGLLDITDNLKDGEVVPPKYVVRRDEDDPYLVVAADKGTATFSDIANGIAGEYGFWMGDAFASGGSQGYDHKKMGITARGAWVSVQRHFREMGVDVQKENFSVVGIGDMGGDVFGNGMLLSEHICLKAAFNHLHIFVDPNPDAESSFKERQRLFDLPRSSWRDYERKLISKGGGIFERRAKAIAITPEMKEAFDIKQDQLNPNELISALLRAPVDLIWNGGIGTYVKATAETDSEVGDKSNDHLRVDGRELRAKVFGEGGNLGMTQRGRIEFALNGGRCNTDFIDNAAGVDCSDHEVNIKILLDKVVAQGDLTEKQRNELLDGMTDAVGELVLHNNYEQTFALSVAEYQVAKRLDEYRRTINTLEDDGRLNRALEFIPDNEQISEREHKGQSLTRPELSVLISYVKVKLKEELQNAQITDNERVRFAVESAFPEKLVERYRDQVYDHPLLRQIVATQVANEMVNSMGITFYNRIGTATGADVNDVTAAYVSARDVYEMHDFQEQLAALDYKVPAELQTELLNSMIGRVRRATRWFLRNRRNELEPATNCELFQEPVQRVITALPQVLSGEPLNEWEQRYQKLLEAGVPEALALLSASPTYLYSALGISESARASDTPVEEVATVYFRLSDELNLHWFGNLIVDLPVDSFWQAQARETSMDDLDSQLSTLAVNILRLGKAENLDVEGAMSRWSAIMAPAIQRWHNMIAELKSTSVGDFAMFTVALRELMYLAHATADRETLAEQ